TATTTCCTGGGAGTTCACTTTCTTTAACTTTATGCTCCGATTTTTGATGGGTTTCCTAAGAGGCTCGGTGTTTCCCAGGGACTCGTCTTCTTGGCTGTTGATGTCATAACCCTGAAGCACAGAGTCTTCTCTTTTGAAGGAGAAGTTTTTGGTGGATACCCCTGAGAGGCCTTTAATCTTGCCACAGAAGATGGCAGGCACAGCGTCTTCAACTGACACAATGACCTTGGCTGCCTGAGACTCACTTACGATCTCAATGTTATTTTCAGGCTTTAACTCACTGCCAGGGTGGATGGGCTGGCTGACCATCTCGgtgccattgctgctgctgctgtgactATCCATCATGGCTGAGGCCTCACGAGACTTGGCCGGGGCAAAGGGCATTTCCATGCCACTGGGACGTTTCTCCAGCAGGGTGTGACCCTGAATATCTGCTGACCCACTGGTGTTATACAATGTCTCTGGAGGAACCTCAGCTTTTCGGTGGGCTGCCAAAGACAGATCCAGGGCCGCGTCCTCTTGAAAGACTGGGGGGCTTGCTTCCCCAGCCTTGAGCCAGGGCACTGACTTCATGGACAGATCCAGGGCCTCATTCTCACCCCCCATCTTGATAACTGTGTGGCGGCTGAGCTGGAAATACTCCTTTGGCTGGAGGATGTCTAAGGGCTTCAGTTCATCCTTTTCCAGAGTGGTCTGAGTACCTTTAAAGGAGTGCAGGCCGAAGGAAGATGGTGGCTTGGGGAAACTGGGGCTGAACTTAGATTCAGAACTCTGAGGCACTGGGACAGGGATGGGAATGGGCACTGGAACTGGCAAGGGGACAATCACGGGATAGGGCACCAAGAGGGTAGCTGGTGGGACTAGGGGAGACAAGGGGGAGCTAAAGGGCTGGGGAGGCACTGGAGCATAGCCAGGAGGAGGCTGGCAGGGTGGAGGGCCCAAAGAGCCTTGGGTGGGGAATAAATTCTGGAGCACAGCTTCAAAAGGCAACGTAGGCTCCTGTGGTTGACTTGGAATCCTCAGGTCCAGGAGCTGAGGTTGGGCCTCAGAGTCCTCAGCCCCCTGGAAGAGATTGTTGTGGATAGCATTGGAGGAGCACGGGGCCTCCTGAGGCAGGACTAGAGGGGAGTTGAGATGCTGGAAAACATGCTGTTCCAACACCACCGGTAACTGCACGGGGCCTTGTGTCGTCATAACGTAGGTAGCATTGCCGTTGGGGTTGAGTTCTGGCGCAGAGCTTCCCTCCACCTGCATGTGAATGGGCATCACCACTGGGCTTTCCCCAAGGCACAGGGGCTGCAGCACGGTGGCTGCTACCTTCAGAGCCATGCCACTCTGTGACTCAGCTGGGGGGTTCAGAATTGATGGGGCAGGCACGGTCACCAGGGCCTTCTTTACCAGGTCAGTGGAGTTGATGTTCCAGGCCTCGGTAGTTATCAGCTGGGCCATGCCGTTCTCCAGTCTGTTATTAGCCAAAGTGGGAGGGGAATCAGTCATGTCCATTGAAAGGTTCTGGGACTGCAGGTCATCCATCACTTGGCTCCGGTGCCACGTGGCCTGCAACACAGAACACATGATATGAATCTTTCTTAAGAGACTATTTATAACTGCATTACGAGATCTCTCCAGTCTCAAAATAGTTTCCATAGCTTAGTTAACTGGGCAGCACAACCCAGctctatgtatacatatgcattatAGATATTTCCTAATATACACGAACACACCCATTTGATCAGCTGTGCTTATAAAGACCCAAGTTAACAAGCGATTAAGTTATAAACACACATGATGTAATCTCTAAATAACCAAGTGATGCTAAACAGGCTATTTTGAAGCCTAATACTCAGCTTATATCTTCAGCCTTCAACAAAAACAAAGTTTCATTCCACGCTGCTCTGTCAGACCGTTAAGAAATGCAGATATTTAATCCAGTTCAAATCTGAAAACACAACAAACGTACTTTCCCgtgaggaaaaataaaaccttgtCACATCGGAATATTCTATGACTGTGGAAAGAGACATTTAAACTCTGTGTAGTTGTCATTATGGAATTTGAAAAGTATGGgaaatttcagaaaatatttcaaaagctCTGTAGCAATAATTCTCCAAAGAGATGTGGAGATTTAAAGAGTAGTATGCTTACCCACTCTCTCCTTCTAGCCAATCAAATTTCCTTTCCTCTGATAATAGGAAACTCTACTCTTCAGAGAAAAGGGAAGATGGAATGATTTGTATGAATGGTCTTTGAGCCCATGAACCTCACCTGTCCATGTTTCTGAACTGTGGCCTCTACCAACATGTAGTTACCAAGAGAAAGGAGTACT
The window above is part of the Rattus norvegicus strain BN/NHsdMcwi chromosome X, GRCr8, whole genome shotgun sequence genome. Proteins encoded here:
- the Rai2 gene encoding retinoic acid-induced protein 2 isoform X1, producing MDDLQSQNLSMDMTDSPPTLANNRLENGMAQLITTEAWNINSTDLVKKALVTVPAPSILNPPAESQSGMALKVAATVLQPLCLGESPVVMPIHMQVEGSSAPELNPNGNATYVMTTQGPVQLPVVLEQHVFQHLNSPLVLPQEAPCSSNAIHNNLFQGAEDSEAQPQLLDLRIPSQPQEPTLPFEAVLQNLFPTQGSLGPPPCQPPPGYAPVPPQPFSSPLSPLVPPATLLVPYPVIVPLPVPVPIPIPVPVPQSSESKFSPSFPKPPSSFGLHSFKGTQTTLEKDELKPLDILQPKEYFQLSRHTVIKMGGENEALDLSMKSVPWLKAGEASPPVFQEDAALDLSLAAHRKAEVPPETLYNTSGSADIQGHTLLEKRPSGMEMPFAPAKSREASAMMDSHSSSSNGTEMVSQPIHPGSELKPENNIEIVSESQAAKVIVSVEDAVPAIFCGKIKGLSGVSTKNFSFKREDSVLQGYDINSQEDESLGNTEPLRKPIKNRSIKLKKVNSQEIHMLPIKKQRLATFFPRK